The Micromonospora sp. Llam0 genome includes a window with the following:
- a CDS encoding DegT/DnrJ/EryC1/StrS aminotransferase family protein, with translation MTAVAPLVKLPFPKQPKYGPAERAAVLQLLDTGHLSETTRGPATASIEDAFAALAGTAFALSFNSGTASLKAALHAVGARPDAGVLMSPMTWISPITAAFQAGSFPVFADVGAESANLDTSALTESGDVSAVLVTHAWGLPAAMETLTAVAAVPVVEDCSHAHGARHAGSPVGSWGTAGCFSLQEAKSVSGGEGGILTTNDQAVYERAMSLGHHPHRLQAELTLPELVATADTGAAHKYRMPALSAVIARQQLASLPQRMAASEANLAILRDVLHDHAAPIAVPDPGPGSVRGWYGTPLRLLQPGADAEALHETFAAQGIPVRRIYPDWLASPLLHTPALLHRYWPHLQHSPWRPPDPGAFPHYRQARRSTLILKIPTVAADDYMAQVGQALVHVLTHRS, from the coding sequence ATGACCGCCGTCGCTCCGCTAGTCAAACTTCCGTTCCCGAAGCAGCCGAAGTACGGACCAGCCGAGCGTGCAGCCGTCTTGCAACTGCTCGACACCGGACACCTGTCGGAGACCACCCGAGGCCCGGCGACCGCCTCAATCGAGGACGCCTTCGCCGCCCTAGCCGGCACCGCCTTCGCGTTGTCGTTCAACTCCGGCACCGCCTCACTCAAGGCCGCCCTACACGCGGTCGGTGCCCGTCCAGACGCCGGCGTGCTCATGTCACCGATGACGTGGATCTCGCCGATCACCGCTGCGTTCCAGGCCGGGAGCTTCCCGGTATTTGCCGACGTCGGGGCCGAGTCGGCCAACCTCGATACATCCGCGCTCACGGAATCGGGCGACGTCAGCGCGGTGCTCGTCACGCACGCCTGGGGCCTACCCGCCGCCATGGAAACACTGACCGCAGTCGCCGCAGTCCCTGTGGTCGAGGACTGCTCCCACGCCCACGGGGCACGCCACGCCGGCAGCCCAGTCGGCTCCTGGGGCACCGCCGGATGCTTCAGCTTGCAGGAGGCCAAGTCGGTCTCCGGCGGCGAGGGCGGCATCCTGACCACCAACGACCAGGCCGTCTACGAACGGGCTATGAGCCTCGGGCATCATCCTCACCGCCTGCAGGCCGAGTTGACCCTGCCCGAACTGGTGGCGACCGCCGACACCGGCGCAGCACACAAATACCGGATGCCGGCTCTGTCGGCGGTCATCGCCCGGCAGCAGCTGGCGAGCCTGCCACAACGCATGGCGGCCTCCGAGGCAAACCTCGCGATCCTGCGTGACGTACTGCACGACCACGCCGCCCCGATCGCCGTGCCCGATCCCGGCCCAGGCAGCGTCCGAGGCTGGTACGGCACCCCGCTACGGCTTCTTCAGCCCGGCGCCGACGCTGAAGCGCTGCACGAAACCTTTGCCGCGCAAGGCATCCCCGTACGGCGCATCTACCCGGACTGGCTGGCCAGCCCGCTGCTGCACACTCCGGCGCTGCTGCACCGCTACTGGCCACACCTACAACACAGCCCATGGCGGCCCCCAGACCCAGGCGCGTTCCCCCACTACCGGCAAGCACGCCGCAGCACCCTCATCCTCAAGATCCCCACCGTGGCCGCCGATGACTACATGGCCCAGGTCGGCCAGGCCCTGGTTCACGTGCTGACCCACCGTTCCTGA
- a CDS encoding zinc-binding dehydrogenase yields MTYICRAAVMHKPGEPFQLQDIQLSEPAYGEVLVRTVSAGICGTDLHFARGTMPFPVPTVLGHEAAGVVEAVGAGVSGFKDGDRVIVCDQTFCGRCAACLTGRMVYCTDSGTKQRQKTRMTIDGRLVRQYLGVSAFAELMLVDEAALVAMPAGLSFDAAALLGCCLTTGLAAVFNVARPAPGSTVAVFGCGGVGLAAVQAARISGAAETIAVDLEPHRREIAAKLGATVTIDPADGDVTKQILAIAPGCVDAAIEAVGLAETAGQAFAVLRPGGQATVLGMMPPGAEIRLPAALLRHGRGITGTVMGSVRTRFDIPRYADLAMRGILRSEEIITSNRPLHNVNEAMADAEARQGIRSMIRF; encoded by the coding sequence ATGACCTATATCTGCCGCGCCGCAGTGATGCACAAGCCCGGCGAGCCCTTCCAGCTACAAGACATCCAACTCAGCGAGCCCGCGTACGGCGAAGTCCTGGTGCGCACCGTGTCGGCCGGGATCTGCGGCACCGACCTGCACTTTGCCCGCGGCACCATGCCTTTCCCCGTACCCACCGTGCTCGGGCACGAGGCCGCCGGTGTTGTAGAGGCCGTCGGTGCCGGAGTCAGCGGCTTCAAAGACGGCGACCGGGTGATCGTGTGTGATCAGACCTTCTGCGGACGGTGCGCGGCCTGCCTGACCGGACGCATGGTCTACTGCACCGACTCAGGCACCAAGCAGCGCCAGAAAACACGAATGACCATCGACGGGCGGCTCGTACGCCAGTACCTGGGTGTCTCCGCGTTCGCCGAGCTGATGCTCGTCGACGAGGCCGCACTCGTGGCGATGCCCGCCGGGCTGTCCTTCGACGCCGCAGCGCTGTTGGGTTGCTGTCTGACCACCGGTCTCGCGGCGGTGTTCAACGTCGCCCGCCCGGCACCGGGGTCGACAGTGGCCGTGTTCGGCTGCGGCGGGGTCGGCCTGGCAGCCGTCCAGGCCGCACGGATCAGCGGCGCTGCCGAGACGATCGCCGTGGATCTGGAGCCGCACCGCAGGGAGATCGCCGCCAAGCTCGGTGCCACCGTCACCATCGATCCAGCCGACGGCGACGTCACCAAGCAAATTCTCGCGATCGCGCCCGGCTGCGTCGACGCCGCGATCGAGGCGGTCGGCCTGGCCGAGACGGCCGGGCAGGCGTTCGCCGTACTGCGCCCCGGTGGGCAGGCCACCGTTCTGGGAATGATGCCGCCCGGCGCCGAAATTCGCCTGCCAGCGGCCCTGTTGCGGCACGGTCGCGGGATCACCGGCACCGTGATGGGATCGGTGCGCACTCGCTTCGACATCCCGCGCTACGCCGATCTGGCGATGCGGGGCATCCTGCGCAGCGAGGAGATCATCACCAGCAACAGGCCGCTGCACAACGTGAACGAGGCGATGGCCGACGCCGAAGCACGCCAAGGCATCCGATCCATGATCCGTTTCTAG
- a CDS encoding phosphotransferase translates to MLAEVAALDLAAQDLPFLVDVYRLKKVDEVRYLPDGLMNRNWQLRTTGGAFALKLLLDAPVSTVRRNLSVAAALAAAGVPACPPVPTIGGDVVAEVDDRAYSLFGWLEGEHIAGTGLSAGQAHHLGGVVGRLHRELNDPGLRRWLPAAGAVTATVAAPGEAVAEADRYLRAIGAFASAAPFDVQTVELLRRRKALIAEYGHLRPATGQPAGPAGYTHGDLQHRNIIWRDGVVAGVIDWDRIRVRPFGEEIARTATLQFGGEAGELDLELVAAFVAGYRAVVAISDAELADAVDRLWWKRASDFWQLVFHYDRGDHSCDHLFFSGETFLHWWTANRGQVRDAFAARL, encoded by the coding sequence GTGCTTGCCGAGGTCGCCGCTCTCGACCTGGCTGCCCAGGACCTGCCGTTTCTGGTCGACGTGTACCGGCTGAAAAAGGTCGATGAAGTTCGATATCTGCCCGATGGGTTGATGAACCGCAACTGGCAGCTTCGCACCACCGGTGGCGCATTTGCGCTGAAGCTGCTGTTGGACGCGCCCGTGTCGACCGTGCGACGCAATCTGAGCGTCGCTGCGGCGCTCGCTGCGGCAGGGGTCCCGGCGTGTCCGCCGGTGCCGACCATCGGCGGTGATGTCGTCGCCGAGGTGGATGACCGCGCTTACAGTCTGTTCGGCTGGCTGGAGGGCGAGCACATTGCGGGTACCGGATTGTCGGCCGGTCAAGCACATCACCTTGGCGGTGTGGTTGGCAGGCTGCACCGCGAGCTCAACGATCCGGGCCTGCGGAGGTGGCTGCCGGCTGCCGGTGCCGTCACGGCCACGGTGGCAGCGCCCGGTGAGGCGGTGGCCGAGGCTGACCGGTATCTACGCGCCATCGGCGCGTTCGCTTCGGCGGCACCGTTCGATGTCCAGACGGTCGAGTTGCTGCGGCGGCGCAAGGCGCTCATCGCCGAGTATGGGCATCTGCGCCCGGCCACTGGTCAACCGGCTGGCCCTGCCGGATACACCCATGGTGATCTTCAGCATCGCAACATCATCTGGCGTGATGGGGTGGTGGCCGGAGTGATCGACTGGGATCGGATCAGGGTTCGCCCGTTCGGCGAGGAGATCGCCCGGACCGCCACGCTGCAGTTCGGTGGTGAGGCGGGCGAGTTGGATCTGGAGTTGGTGGCCGCGTTCGTCGCCGGGTACCGTGCGGTGGTCGCGATTAGTGATGCCGAACTGGCCGACGCGGTGGACCGCCTATGGTGGAAGCGGGCCTCGGACTTCTGGCAGCTGGTGTTCCACTACGACCGAGGCGACCACTCCTGTGACCACCTGTTCTTCTCCGGTGAGACGTTTCTGCACTGGTGGACGGCAAACCGGGGTCAGGTTCGCGACGCCTTCGCGGCGCGACTCTGA
- the ltrA gene encoding group II intron reverse transcriptase/maturase has product MDELKALGKPFMISKRAVWEAYEKVKANKGAPGVDAVSLADFEQDLKNNLYKIWNRMSSGTYFPPPVRAVEIPRTGGGVRVLGVPTVADRIAQTVAARELEARVEPIFHPDSYGYRPGRSAVDAVAVCRRRCWQNDWVIDLDIRKFFDTVPWELLLKAVTAHTDKPWVLLYVGRWLKAPLQLPDGVLQERDRGTPQGSAISPVLANLFLHYAFDAWMAKVFPVVRFERYVDDVVVHCVSERQAKYVLAEITKRMTGVGLALHPEKTRIVYCQDDNRRADSSEHTEFVFLGYSFRRRSARTKEGAMFLSFLPAISSQALKKISAQVRSWRLHHRTCLTEADLADWMNPIVRGWMNYYGAFYRSALYPLLERINAYLLRWVRRKYKRLRGKRKARSAWNRAVQKRPRAFAHWAWVTHAPTVW; this is encoded by the coding sequence GTGGATGAGTTGAAAGCACTGGGCAAGCCGTTCATGATTTCGAAGCGGGCTGTCTGGGAGGCGTACGAGAAGGTGAAAGCGAACAAGGGTGCCCCGGGCGTGGATGCGGTGTCCCTGGCGGACTTCGAGCAGGATCTGAAGAACAATCTGTACAAGATCTGGAATCGAATGTCGTCGGGAACATACTTTCCGCCTCCGGTGCGTGCGGTGGAAATTCCCAGGACTGGGGGAGGCGTCCGGGTTTTAGGCGTGCCCACGGTCGCGGACCGGATCGCGCAGACGGTGGCAGCGCGGGAGCTGGAAGCGCGGGTCGAACCGATCTTCCACCCTGACTCGTATGGCTACCGGCCTGGGCGGTCGGCGGTCGACGCGGTAGCTGTTTGCCGTAGGCGGTGCTGGCAGAACGACTGGGTGATCGATCTGGACATCCGGAAGTTCTTCGACACGGTTCCGTGGGAACTGCTACTAAAAGCAGTCACCGCGCATACTGATAAGCCCTGGGTTCTGTTGTATGTGGGACGCTGGTTGAAGGCGCCACTGCAACTACCCGACGGCGTGCTACAGGAAAGAGATCGTGGTACCCCGCAAGGGTCCGCGATTTCACCGGTCCTGGCTAATCTGTTTCTCCATTACGCGTTCGACGCGTGGATGGCCAAGGTGTTCCCGGTCGTCCGGTTCGAGCGTTACGTGGATGACGTGGTCGTGCACTGCGTCAGTGAACGGCAAGCTAAATACGTGCTGGCCGAGATCACGAAACGGATGACTGGGGTTGGGCTTGCTCTACACCCGGAGAAGACCCGGATCGTCTACTGTCAGGACGACAACCGGCGTGCAGATTCATCCGAGCACACCGAGTTCGTTTTCCTCGGCTACAGCTTCCGGAGACGCTCCGCGCGAACAAAGGAAGGAGCGATGTTCCTGTCGTTCCTGCCGGCGATCAGTAGCCAGGCCCTGAAGAAGATCAGTGCCCAGGTGCGGTCCTGGCGGCTGCACCATCGCACATGCCTAACCGAAGCGGACCTCGCCGATTGGATGAACCCGATCGTACGGGGTTGGATGAACTATTACGGGGCGTTCTACCGATCGGCCCTGTATCCCCTCCTGGAACGTATCAACGCCTACCTGCTGCGGTGGGTCCGTCGAAAGTACAAACGGTTGCGGGGCAAGAGGAAAGCCCGGTCGGCATGGAACAGAGCCGTTCAGAAACGCCCGAGGGCTTTCGCCCACTGGGCGTGGGTCACCCACGCTCCCACGGTCTGGTGA
- a CDS encoding IS4 family transposase, translating to MTSSVVETGSRPWGRLTDHIGLGVVSARFSRDLLEEVLNRTERREKRTRRLPAHVMVRYVIAMGLFFAESYDEVMRRLVGNLRTLGSWDDDWQVPTKSAITQARQRLGPEPMKALFERAAVPLANAGTKGAWLARRRLCAIDATSFDVADTPANVERFGRTGSGPKASAYPKLHVAALAECGTHAIVGAVLGPCRTGERTLAADLTGIVEPDMLVLADAGLYSWELFNRYADTGADLAWRVGASVSIGHVRWLPDGSYLALVYRPGLSAGRRRRLVELARAGGDIDPDVARLVRVVEYTVPERNPDGELITLVTTVLDSYEIPALDLAAAYQQRWEEESALGEIKTDLRGRGEVLRSKTPDLVEQQMWGLLLAHYAIRALLVDAADPAGYDPDRMSFIQGVRVVRRQVTDQAAITP from the coding sequence GTGACGTCATCGGTAGTCGAGACAGGATCACGGCCGTGGGGCCGGTTGACCGACCACATCGGGCTGGGTGTGGTGTCGGCCCGGTTCAGTCGTGACCTGCTGGAAGAGGTCCTGAACCGTACCGAGCGGCGGGAGAAACGCACCCGGCGGCTGCCCGCGCACGTGATGGTCCGGTACGTGATCGCGATGGGGTTGTTCTTCGCCGAGTCGTATGACGAGGTGATGCGCCGGCTGGTCGGTAACCTGCGCACACTCGGCTCGTGGGACGACGACTGGCAGGTCCCGACCAAGTCCGCGATCACCCAGGCCCGGCAACGACTCGGGCCCGAGCCGATGAAAGCGCTGTTCGAGCGGGCCGCCGTGCCGCTGGCGAACGCGGGCACCAAAGGCGCGTGGCTGGCCCGCCGCCGGCTGTGCGCGATCGACGCGACCAGCTTCGACGTGGCCGACACCCCGGCGAATGTGGAACGGTTCGGGCGGACGGGTTCCGGGCCGAAGGCGTCGGCCTACCCGAAGCTGCACGTCGCCGCCCTGGCCGAGTGCGGCACCCACGCGATCGTGGGCGCGGTGCTGGGACCGTGCCGCACCGGGGAACGCACCCTGGCCGCCGACCTCACCGGCATCGTGGAGCCGGACATGCTGGTCCTGGCCGACGCCGGCCTCTACTCCTGGGAACTGTTCAACCGGTACGCGGACACCGGCGCGGACCTGGCCTGGCGGGTCGGCGCGTCGGTGTCGATCGGCCACGTCCGCTGGCTTCCCGACGGCTCCTACCTCGCCCTGGTCTACCGGCCCGGACTGAGCGCCGGCCGACGGCGTCGTCTGGTCGAACTGGCCCGCGCCGGCGGTGACATCGACCCGGACGTGGCACGGCTGGTGCGGGTGGTCGAGTACACCGTGCCGGAGCGTAACCCCGACGGTGAACTGATCACCCTGGTGACCACGGTCCTCGACTCCTACGAGATACCCGCTCTGGACCTCGCCGCCGCCTACCAGCAACGCTGGGAGGAAGAGTCCGCCCTCGGCGAGATCAAGACCGACCTACGCGGCCGAGGCGAGGTCCTGCGGTCGAAGACCCCGGACCTGGTCGAACAACAGATGTGGGGACTGCTGCTGGCCCACTACGCCATCCGGGCCCTGTTGGTCGACGCCGCCGACCCGGCCGGCTACGACCCGGACCGCATGTCGTTCATACAGGGCGTCCGGGTCGTCCGCCGCCAGGTCACCGACCAGGCGGCCATCACCCCCTGA
- a CDS encoding transposase family protein, which yields MSITYTAALPVRDETVLRVSALLHAERLRRGTRQGRRALTCFRQAVLVLRWLLDGTRMHQLAHDNTISNSTGYDNLHEGITVLAAQAPGLHAALLAAKTAGYDYILLDGTLIETDRISTPGPTPGVDLWWSKKHKNHGGNIQVVSAPDGWPLWTSPVRPGREHDTRCLRTHPGMLATLTEIRDDVRTLADLGYEGEADTIAVAFKTPPNGQLTDIQQQFNRAHNRLRAVGERGNSLLKMTFKALRNVTLCPWKIGDIVAAALVILHIEHNRTT from the coding sequence ATGAGTATCACGTACACCGCCGCCCTGCCCGTCCGTGACGAGACCGTGCTGCGCGTGTCGGCGCTGCTGCACGCCGAACGCCTACGCCGTGGCACCCGCCAAGGCCGCCGGGCACTGACCTGCTTCCGGCAGGCCGTGCTGGTCCTGCGCTGGCTCCTCGACGGCACCCGCATGCACCAACTGGCCCACGACAACACGATCAGCAACTCCACCGGCTACGACAACCTGCACGAAGGCATCACGGTGCTGGCGGCCCAGGCTCCCGGCCTGCACGCGGCCCTGCTGGCCGCCAAGACTGCCGGCTACGACTACATCCTCCTCGACGGCACCCTGATCGAGACAGACCGGATCTCCACGCCCGGCCCCACCCCCGGCGTGGACCTGTGGTGGTCGAAGAAGCACAAGAACCACGGCGGCAACATCCAGGTCGTCAGCGCCCCGGACGGCTGGCCGCTGTGGACCTCCCCGGTCCGCCCCGGCAGAGAACACGACACCAGATGCCTGCGTACCCACCCCGGCATGCTGGCCACTCTCACCGAGATCCGCGACGACGTGCGCACCCTCGCCGACCTGGGATACGAAGGAGAGGCCGACACCATCGCCGTCGCCTTCAAGACACCGCCCAACGGGCAACTCACCGACATCCAGCAGCAGTTCAACCGAGCCCACAACCGGCTCCGCGCGGTCGGCGAACGCGGCAACAGCCTCCTCAAGATGACCTTCAAAGCCCTGCGCAACGTGACCCTCTGCCCATGGAAGATCGGCGACATCGTCGCGGCAGCCCTGGTCATCCTCCACATCGAACACAACCGAACCACGTGA
- a CDS encoding transposase family protein, with translation MITYRATLDVPRELVSYVASLLRAHRRSLGTRRKTRLLTCWRQAVFGLVWFRNRGVDIPQLGAGFGLSRATSYRYHDEVLAVLSAQAPDLSEALDRVEAEGWSHLILDGKVVDSDRYAEKTANRKGETIDAYYSGKTHDFGGNVQALMRPDGFPVWVSGVAPGSVHDLRIAQEEVLGALYAAAARGLPTLADSGYEGAGQGVHTPVKKPTSGHRLHVDNRTYNMLLRAMRCLGERGFALLSQRWRVLQGVTTPPTKIGDIAKAALVLLHFEHGYRSC, from the coding sequence GTGATCACTTATCGTGCCACACTCGACGTCCCGAGGGAACTCGTCTCCTACGTGGCGAGTCTGCTACGCGCCCACCGGCGGTCGCTGGGCACACGCAGGAAGACCCGACTGCTCACCTGCTGGCGGCAGGCGGTGTTCGGCCTTGTCTGGTTCCGTAACCGCGGCGTGGACATCCCCCAGCTCGGCGCCGGGTTCGGGCTGTCCCGGGCCACCTCCTACCGCTACCACGACGAGGTCTTGGCGGTGCTGTCCGCGCAGGCGCCGGATCTGTCCGAGGCCCTCGACCGGGTCGAAGCCGAGGGCTGGTCACACCTGATCCTCGACGGCAAGGTCGTGGACAGCGACCGGTACGCGGAGAAGACAGCCAACAGGAAGGGCGAGACCATCGACGCCTACTACTCCGGAAAGACCCACGACTTCGGCGGCAACGTCCAGGCGCTGATGCGCCCCGACGGGTTCCCGGTATGGGTCTCCGGTGTCGCTCCCGGCTCAGTCCATGACCTACGTATCGCCCAGGAAGAGGTCCTCGGCGCGCTCTACGCGGCCGCCGCTCGCGGACTACCCACCTTGGCGGATTCCGGGTACGAAGGTGCAGGTCAGGGCGTACACACCCCCGTGAAGAAGCCGACCAGTGGACACCGGCTCCACGTCGACAACCGGACCTACAACATGCTCCTGCGTGCGATGCGGTGCCTCGGCGAACGCGGATTCGCGCTATTGAGCCAGAGGTGGCGCGTCCTGCAAGGTGTCACGACTCCGCCGACGAAGATCGGCGACATAGCGAAAGCCGCCCTCGTGCTACTTCACTTTGAACATGGTTACAGATCTTGTTGA